CGAACCTTTCTCTGGTCGCCTCCAATGCCGCGCTGAACCTGCAGCCGCGCGAAAGCATCGACGGCGTCGAGTTCCTGCAGGCCATCACCGCATCACTCGATCTCGAACATGTCGTGCCGACCGTCATGGGCTATCTCAGTGAGCTGGTCGCGTTGCGCTCCTGGGAATACGCATTCCAGTCCGCCGAGCTCGATGCGCCGCAGTGCCTGTTGAGCGAGGGCAAGGTCGACCGCCATCGGTTGGAGTACTCCCTTGGTTCGGATGGTCAGCCCATGGGCCATCTCACGGTCACCCGCGGTCGCCGGTTCTCCGAGCGGGAGCAGGAAAAAATCGAAAGCCTGCTTGGCCTGGCTGCCCCGGCACTGCGCAATGCGCTGCGCTTTCGCGAGCTCAGCCAGCAGCTTGAGACCGACCCCATGACCGGGCTCGGCAACCGCCGCGCGCTCCACACCCAAGGCGAACGCTGGTTGGCCGACAGCCTGCGTCAGCATCGCCCGCTGACCATGCTGGCGCTTGATCTCGACCGCTTCAAACCCATCAACGACCAGTTCGGTCACCCCGAGGGCGACTACCTGCTGTGCCAAGTGGCGCGGGTCCTGCGCGAACATACTCGCCCGTCGGATGTCTGCGTGCGCATGGGTGGGGATGAGTTCGTCGTGCTGCTGCCGGGTGCCGACCTGACTTGCGCCATGGATTGTGCCGAGCGCATCCGTCAGGCCATCGGCCAGATCCAGTTGTCAGCGCCTGAAGCCGTCGGCGTGCGCGTCAGCGCCAGTATTGGCCTTGCCATGCATCATGAAGGCATGAGCCTCGATCAGCTCTATGACCAGGCCGACAACGCCCTCTACGGCGCCAAGCGCGCGGGCAGCGACCGGGTACTGGCCGGTGGCCGCAGCTCTGCCGCTAAAGTCGAGCCACGTCCCGAGCCGCGCCCCGAACTGCGCGCGGTTGCTGGCTGATTCCAGCCTGCCAAGTCCTCGCCTGGCCACCCGCGCGATCAAGCCGGGTGGTCAGGCTCGGCCGGGCTCTCCGGCCATTTTTTCCAGATTCTTGCTTCCAGGTGCGCTCGTCCCGTCGCGACCGACCAGCTTCGTGTAGCCAGCCGGCTCGCACTCTTGGGCTCAACCCCACCAATCACAGGTGACCCAGTCCGCGGTTGGCGGCAAGTCGCGGCTGGCAACGGCACAGATCGCGTCCGCGCGCGGCCGGGCATGGGCCACGCGGATATCCGGCGCGTCGCGCTCGCGATGTCCCGCCAGTCCGCGACCGTCGCGCTTCACGCGTGCCTCCATCTCTGTCCAGGCGGTGTAAAAGGCGAGCAGCTGCTGTTCGCCGCCGAGTTGGCACAAACGCCGATGCTCGGCCGCGCCAAACATGCGCTCGGCCACCGCCAGCGGATCGACACGCGCCCGCACAATCTCGGCATCGACGCCGACCGGTTCATCCATGCGCGCGGCGAGCAGCGTCAAAT
Above is a genomic segment from Thiorhodovibrio litoralis containing:
- a CDS encoding GGDEF domain-containing protein, with product MSAANQAETPNLSLVASNAALNLQPRESIDGVEFLQAITASLDLEHVVPTVMGYLSELVALRSWEYAFQSAELDAPQCLLSEGKVDRHRLEYSLGSDGQPMGHLTVTRGRRFSEREQEKIESLLGLAAPALRNALRFRELSQQLETDPMTGLGNRRALHTQGERWLADSLRQHRPLTMLALDLDRFKPINDQFGHPEGDYLLCQVARVLREHTRPSDVCVRMGGDEFVVLLPGADLTCAMDCAERIRQAIGQIQLSAPEAVGVRVSASIGLAMHHEGMSLDQLYDQADNALYGAKRAGSDRVLAGGRSSAAKVEPRPEPRPELRAVAG